One genomic region from Jilunia laotingensis encodes:
- a CDS encoding YjbH domain-containing protein, whose translation MMKRILILCVFLCFTFTLSAQLTYGTTGLLHAPSAEMREDKTVMLGANFLNKEITPPTWYYHTYNYYLNVTILPWLEVAYTCTLFKAEALGLKPYGYSGFTNQDRYFSVRLRALKEGQFWKHMPAVVLGTSDPFTSSGGVIASEQGNGYYNRFYLAATKHVRVGRETIGVSLSYVYNRRREYKLNGVAAGVTYNPSFHPQLRLIAEYDSRDFALGATYLLFNHLHAQVELQRMKYFTGGLTFQFRLK comes from the coding sequence ATGATGAAACGAATTCTAATATTATGCGTGTTCTTATGCTTCACGTTCACGCTTTCGGCTCAATTGACTTATGGAACCACAGGATTGCTTCATGCTCCCTCCGCTGAGATGCGTGAGGACAAGACGGTGATGCTTGGTGCAAACTTTTTAAACAAGGAGATAACTCCTCCTACATGGTATTACCATACGTATAATTACTACCTGAACGTGACCATATTGCCCTGGCTTGAAGTGGCATACACATGCACGCTGTTCAAGGCGGAGGCGCTGGGGCTCAAGCCCTACGGTTATTCGGGTTTTACGAATCAGGACCGGTATTTTTCAGTCCGGTTGCGCGCTTTGAAAGAAGGGCAGTTCTGGAAACACATGCCCGCGGTGGTGCTGGGCACTTCCGACCCGTTCACGTCCTCGGGTGGCGTGATAGCCTCGGAACAGGGGAACGGATATTACAACCGCTTCTACCTCGCTGCCACGAAACATGTGCGGGTCGGCCGGGAAACGATCGGTGTGAGCCTCTCCTACGTGTACAACAGGAGGAGGGAGTACAAGCTCAACGGGGTCGCCGCCGGGGTCACCTACAACCCGTCCTTCCACCCGCAGCTGCGGCTGATAGCCGAATACGATTCGAGGGACTTTGCGTTGGGAGCCACTTATCTGCTTTTCAATCATCTGCATGCACAGGTAGAATTGCAGAGAATGAAATATTTCACCGGGGGGCTTACCTTTCAGTTCCGGTTGAAGTAG
- a CDS encoding OmpA family protein, whose translation MKSKLVILSLLLAGTAASASAQDKEKFYSESWKDNIFISVGAGVQGTTNPDSKFGKNLTPLINVSVGKFINPIWGFRGQVYGWKSKMTTDYPFAAINGPEVKREENYVGVNLDGMMNLTNLFCGYKPGRVFELNFFVGPSMNIVKNYGGWSLGYKTDDGVKVENGVKYTTTIDPSSTKPANHDLRCLVGASLGLGAKFNVNEYLAIDLEARGQVTPSILGAYSSGKTDGYIHLTAGVTYTFGGKKFVSGGKVDQNAINDELNKYRDELAQAQTDLADAKNALANVKPVTKEVVKEIEVAGPRAIFFKIGSAKIDDYGMVNIQLAAKILKANPDKKYKVAGYCDEATGSAKWNQKLSEMRAQAVYDALVKEGVNKDQLELIGFGGTANMFGKNFLNRVVILE comes from the coding sequence ATGAAAAGCAAATTAGTAATATTATCTTTATTGCTGGCGGGGACTGCTGCCTCGGCTTCTGCACAAGACAAGGAGAAGTTCTACAGTGAGAGCTGGAAGGACAACATCTTTATCAGCGTGGGGGCAGGCGTGCAGGGAACGACGAACCCGGACAGCAAGTTCGGAAAGAATCTGACGCCGCTCATCAACGTGTCGGTTGGTAAGTTCATCAACCCAATATGGGGGTTCAGGGGACAGGTGTACGGGTGGAAGTCGAAGATGACCACCGACTATCCTTTCGCCGCCATCAACGGCCCTGAGGTGAAAAGGGAGGAGAATTACGTCGGTGTGAACCTCGACGGAATGATGAACCTCACGAACCTGTTCTGCGGATACAAGCCGGGAAGGGTGTTCGAATTGAATTTCTTCGTGGGACCCTCAATGAACATTGTCAAAAACTATGGAGGATGGAGCTTGGGATACAAGACTGATGATGGTGTAAAAGTGGAAAATGGTGTAAAATACACTACAACCATCGACCCTTCAAGTACAAAACCAGCTAATCACGACCTCCGTTGTTTGGTTGGTGCAAGTCTCGGCTTAGGTGCTAAGTTCAATGTGAACGAGTATCTTGCCATCGACTTAGAAGCTCGCGGACAGGTGACTCCATCTATCCTGGGCGCATACAGCAGCGGAAAGACTGACGGTTATATCCACTTGACAGCCGGTGTCACTTACACATTCGGTGGTAAGAAGTTCGTATCGGGCGGAAAGGTAGATCAGAACGCCATCAACGATGAATTGAACAAGTACCGTGATGAATTGGCTCAGGCCCAGACCGACCTGGCAGACGCCAAGAACGCTCTGGCAAATGTTAAGCCTGTGACAAAGGAGGTTGTTAAGGAAATTGAAGTTGCCGGTCCTCGTGCTATCTTCTTCAAGATCGGAAGTGCCAAGATCGATGATTACGGCATGGTTAACATCCAACTGGCTGCCAAGATATTGAAAGCTAATCCGGATAAGAAGTACAAGGTAGCCGGATATTGCGACGAAGCAACCGGTAGTGCTAAATGGAACCAGAAACTTTCTGAAATGCGCGCTCAGGCTGTTTACGATGCCCTCGTAAAAGAAGGTGTGAACAAAGATCAGCTCGAACTCATCGGTTTCGGTGGTACTGCGAACATGTTCGGCAAGAACTTCCTGAACCGTGTAGTGATTCTGGAATAA